CTTAAAACAGCACTTCCTACTTTAATAACAACTCTTTTCATTATTTATTTTGTCCTAGTAATTCATATAGAGCAAATCTAATTGACTCTGTATTTAAATGTGTCACCGAAGAGATTGGTAACACGAAAAATGGCTTATTCTCATCAAATTTTGAATAAGTTAAATCTTGTACATAATATGGTAAGGATTTATCAAAACCATATGAATTCTCTTTTGATACTTCTAATCCTATTTCTTCAATAAAATCTTTAATATCAGCTTCTAAATCTTCTCCATAATAAGCATCTGTTTTAGTTAAGGCAATAGCAAAATTTCTACCACTAAGTTCTTCAGAGAACTTTTTAACTTCTTCTTTTAAAACTTCATACTGTTCTATTGCTGTTCTATAATTAGCAATATCAATAGTAAATAATAAAGTTTTTGTTCTTTCAATATGTCTTAAGAACTCTAATCCTAAACCTCTTCCATCACTTGCACCATCAATAATTCCTGGGATATCTGCCATTACAAATGAATTATATTCTCCAACTTCAACAACTCCTAGTTTTGGAGTTAAAGTTGTAAACTCATAATTTGCAATCTCAGGAGCTGCATTTGATGTAGTAGAAATAAGTGTAGATTTTCCAACATTTGGATAACCAACTAACCCTACATCTGCAATAAGTTTTAACTCAAGTCTAATCTCTTTACTTTCACCTGGTAATCC
The genomic region above belongs to Arcobacter sp. CECT 8983 and contains:
- the obgE gene encoding GTPase ObgE, whose product is MFVDSVKFTVTSGKGGQGCSSFRREKFVIKGGPDGGDGGKGGDVVFLVDSNTDTLSWYKGRKILKAENGKQGEGGRRTGKSAQPMVLVVPPGTQVIDNETDEVLLDLLEEGQREVFLEGGKGGLGNTHFKNSRNQRPTYSQPGLPGESKEIRLELKLIADVGLVGYPNVGKSTLISTTSNAAPEIANYEFTTLTPKLGVVEVGEYNSFVMADIPGIIDGASDGRGLGLEFLRHIERTKTLLFTIDIANYRTAIEQYEVLKEEVKKFSEELSGRNFAIALTKTDAYYGEDLEADIKDFIEEIGLEVSKENSYGFDKSLPYYVQDLTYSKFDENKPFFVLPISSVTHLNTESIRFALYELLGQNK